The following proteins come from a genomic window of Nitrospiraceae bacterium:
- a CDS encoding AtpZ/AtpI family protein, with product MKSENQLKEEVAKQIRRMKQAEHDRPTLLRQTVYLGTLGLLFVVPVIVGAYVGRWLDGLTAGYSMRWTLSLIILGVGVGGLSVYLNVKE from the coding sequence ATGAAGAGCGAGAACCAATTGAAAGAAGAAGTGGCCAAACAGATTCGCCGCATGAAGCAAGCGGAACATGATCGGCCCACCCTTCTGAGGCAGACCGTCTATCTCGGCACCCTGGGCTTGTTGTTTGTCGTGCCCGTCATCGTCGGTGCCTATGTGGGCCGGTGGCTGGATGGTCTGACAGCAGGGTATTCGATGCGCTGGACACTCAGTCTGATCATCCTCGGGGTGGGAGTTGGCGGGCTGAGTGTTTATTTGAATGTCAAGGAGTAA
- a CDS encoding F0F1 ATP synthase subunit delta: protein MELDWTTFILELINFLVLMWILNRFLYKPVMNVIAQRKAAIQRTLSDAQVTRSDAQALQTQYENRLEEWEQEREKARAQLREEITAERSRLLEDLRAELSQEREKAAVVEQRRMKEFMQQTEVTAIAQGSTFASRLLSRLRGPELERKIVDMVMQDLPHLPDAQRQVIRSTPIGMGLTMKVTSAYPLDKAQREVISKACRTLAGQDVSCEFLEDRDLIAGLRISVGSWVLRANVQDELRFFTESRTHA, encoded by the coding sequence GTGGAGCTAGACTGGACGACGTTCATACTCGAACTGATCAACTTTCTGGTCCTCATGTGGATCCTCAACCGGTTTCTCTATAAACCGGTGATGAACGTGATTGCCCAGCGCAAGGCGGCCATCCAAAGGACGCTGTCGGATGCACAGGTGACCAGAAGCGATGCACAGGCGTTACAAACCCAATATGAAAATCGCCTCGAAGAATGGGAACAGGAGCGGGAGAAGGCTCGCGCGCAGCTGCGCGAGGAGATCACCGCCGAACGGAGCCGGTTGCTGGAAGATCTGCGTGCGGAGCTCAGTCAGGAACGGGAAAAAGCGGCAGTCGTCGAACAACGGCGTATGAAAGAGTTCATGCAGCAGACCGAGGTAACGGCGATCGCGCAAGGGAGCACGTTTGCGAGCCGACTTCTGTCTCGTCTCAGAGGACCGGAGCTGGAACGGAAGATTGTCGACATGGTCATGCAGGATCTTCCCCACCTGCCTGATGCCCAGAGACAAGTCATCCGGTCGACGCCGATCGGGATGGGACTCACGATGAAAGTCACGAGCGCGTATCCGCTCGACAAGGCCCAGAGAGAAGTCATCAGTAAGGCCTGTCGAACGTTGGCGGGACAGGATGTGTCCTGCGAGTTTCTCGAAGACAGGGATCTGATCGCCGGACTACGGATCAGCGTTGGTTCCTGGGTGCTCCGTGCCAACGTGCAGGATGAACTGAGGTTCTTTACCGAATCGCGGACTCATGCCTAG
- the atpD gene encoding F0F1 ATP synthase subunit beta, which yields MQSVGAVTLPKKPIDDRNPIGVIAKVHGPVVDISCDRLPPMHQALCAAMDHETYTFEVYQHLDERHVRAITLHRTGGLRRGMLVFDTGAPVHVPVATDCLGRVLNLFGEPLDGGPPLEVSEFRNILARPASLHETKATSGILETGIKVMDLLFPFIRGGKTGLFGGAGIGKTVLLTEFMHAIVALHRGVSVFAGVGERIREGHELWNEMQKAGVMPQTTLIFGQMDESPGVRFRVGAAAVTYAEYFRDTLQKDVLFLMDNVFRFVQAGSEISGLLGRMPATVGYQPTLITEIAELQDRIISTTKGAITSVQAVYVPADDMTDPAVSGILNHLDTLVILTRDQASKGIYPAVDPLQSTSKLMDRQTLGDRHYRIAEGVREHLARYRELEDILTMLGIEELSETDRRIVLRARKLQRYLTQPFHVTTELTGIQGVTVPLADTLLDCEAFLRGEYDDVPEDKCYLRGSMKGVRA from the coding sequence CCAAGAAACCTATCGATGACCGCAATCCGATCGGAGTCATCGCCAAGGTGCATGGCCCGGTCGTCGACATTTCATGCGATCGTCTTCCTCCTATGCACCAAGCGTTGTGTGCAGCGATGGATCATGAGACATACACCTTCGAGGTCTATCAGCACCTCGATGAGCGACACGTGCGCGCCATCACGTTACATCGAACGGGCGGACTTCGTCGCGGCATGCTCGTGTTCGACACAGGAGCACCGGTGCACGTTCCCGTAGCGACTGATTGCCTCGGTCGAGTCTTGAACCTATTTGGTGAGCCCTTGGATGGGGGGCCGCCGCTGGAAGTCAGTGAGTTCCGTAACATTTTGGCCAGGCCAGCCTCCTTGCACGAAACGAAAGCCACGAGTGGAATTCTGGAGACAGGCATTAAGGTGATGGACCTGCTCTTTCCTTTTATCAGAGGGGGGAAGACGGGATTATTTGGCGGTGCTGGAATTGGAAAGACTGTACTCCTCACGGAGTTCATGCATGCCATCGTGGCGCTACATCGTGGAGTATCCGTGTTCGCCGGGGTAGGGGAACGGATTCGGGAGGGACATGAACTCTGGAATGAGATGCAGAAAGCCGGAGTCATGCCGCAGACGACGCTGATCTTCGGCCAGATGGACGAATCTCCAGGCGTTCGGTTCCGAGTGGGGGCGGCGGCCGTGACCTACGCAGAATATTTCCGCGACACGCTCCAGAAGGATGTGCTGTTTCTCATGGACAACGTCTTTCGGTTTGTTCAGGCGGGGAGTGAAATCTCCGGTCTGTTGGGACGGATGCCGGCAACGGTAGGATACCAGCCGACTTTGATAACGGAGATTGCGGAGCTGCAAGACCGCATTATCTCCACCACCAAGGGTGCCATCACTTCTGTGCAAGCTGTATATGTTCCGGCTGACGATATGACCGACCCCGCCGTCAGCGGCATTCTCAATCACCTCGACACGCTGGTAATCTTAACCCGCGACCAGGCCAGCAAAGGAATTTATCCGGCTGTCGACCCTCTGCAATCCACGAGCAAGCTGATGGATCGTCAGACATTGGGAGATCGACACTATCGGATCGCGGAAGGGGTAAGGGAACATCTTGCGAGATATCGTGAACTCGAAGATATCCTCACCATGCTGGGCATCGAAGAACTGTCTGAGACCGACCGACGCATCGTGCTCCGCGCCAGGAAACTCCAGCGGTATCTGACCCAACCGTTCCATGTCACTACGGAACTGACGGGGATACAAGGCGTCACGGTGCCTTTGGCCGACACGCTCCTCGATTGTGAGGCGTTCTTGCGGGGGGAGTACGACGATGTGCCAGAAGATAAATGTTACCTCCGTGGCTCGATGAAGGGCGTGCGAGCATGA
- a CDS encoding FoF1 ATP synthase subunit gamma, translating into MSKRRDIEGHIRSLGEISDIMGAMKNLAVMETQKVTRLLSAQERVVSSMHAAGTDFLTFYPEVFPRVEEGRLLLLVIGSERGFCGEYNDKLLAHVEERLRVARDKEPVLFTVGRKLAARMSDKRTVAVSIEGASVAEEVQSVMIQVMDHVHQLQRQDTSGRPLTITVVSHVSESAGVNTQILRPFETSPGQTTRFKGSPLLNLPPHVFLAELVDLYLFSLLHKIFYSALLAENRARVSHLEGAIQRLKKEASELERKRNMLRQEEITQEIELLMLSAERLRQQ; encoded by the coding sequence ATGAGCAAACGTCGTGACATCGAGGGCCATATCCGCTCGCTCGGTGAGATCAGCGATATCATGGGGGCCATGAAAAACCTTGCGGTCATGGAGACGCAGAAGGTGACGCGGCTCTTGTCCGCGCAAGAACGGGTGGTGTCAAGCATGCACGCGGCGGGGACTGACTTCCTCACGTTTTACCCGGAGGTCTTTCCGCGGGTGGAGGAGGGCAGGCTTCTACTCCTTGTTATCGGTTCGGAGCGAGGCTTTTGTGGCGAGTACAATGACAAGTTGCTCGCACATGTTGAAGAACGGCTGCGGGTGGCACGCGACAAGGAGCCAGTTCTCTTCACCGTCGGGCGAAAGCTGGCAGCGCGAATGTCGGACAAGCGGACCGTCGCGGTCTCCATCGAGGGAGCGTCCGTCGCGGAGGAAGTCCAATCAGTGATGATTCAAGTGATGGACCACGTGCATCAGCTGCAGAGGCAGGACACATCAGGCCGACCGCTCACAATAACGGTTGTCTCACATGTTTCCGAATCAGCCGGTGTAAACACCCAAATTCTCAGACCCTTCGAGACGTCTCCTGGCCAAACGACTCGTTTCAAGGGGTCGCCGCTCTTGAATCTTCCGCCACATGTGTTTTTGGCTGAGTTAGTCGATCTCTACCTGTTTTCCCTCCTGCACAAGATTTTTTACAGTGCCCTCCTGGCTGAGAATCGGGCTCGGGTATCCCATCTCGAAGGCGCGATACAGCGCCTCAAGAAAGAAGCCTCAGAATTGGAACGGAAGCGCAATATGCTCCGGCAGGAAGAGATTACACAAGAGATCGAACTGTTGATGTTGAGTGCGGAACGATTGCGGCAACAATGA
- a CDS encoding DUF3365 domain-containing protein yields MIRKALIWIAVIGTIAALAVPNIFAVDKTSGTPMGVPPATVADYLRAVIMAHRHFYTIHIVNRLRQERIVDASENWKATHSLPLPVQLLKETSEIAELTGPNVRYRLISQSPINKANAPSTEFERQGLKAVQAHPNRPYSSTNDSGGKRLFETVYADVAVTTACIECHNAHPNSPKKDFKVGDVMGGLVISFPLSNQ; encoded by the coding sequence ATGATCAGGAAAGCTTTAATTTGGATCGCCGTCATCGGTACGATCGCGGCGCTGGCGGTCCCAAACATCTTCGCCGTCGACAAGACATCCGGCACCCCGATGGGGGTTCCTCCCGCAACCGTTGCGGATTATTTGCGGGCAGTCATCATGGCTCACCGGCACTTTTACACGATCCACATTGTCAACCGGCTTCGCCAAGAGCGTATAGTTGATGCGTCAGAAAACTGGAAGGCCACGCACTCATTGCCATTACCAGTGCAGCTCCTCAAGGAGACGAGCGAGATCGCCGAATTGACCGGCCCGAATGTCCGCTACCGCCTGATCAGTCAGTCGCCGATCAATAAGGCCAATGCGCCAAGCACCGAATTCGAGCGGCAGGGTCTTAAAGCAGTACAGGCCCATCCCAATCGACCGTATTCCAGCACCAACGACAGCGGTGGGAAACGCTTGTTCGAAACGGTCTATGCGGACGTAGCTGTCACAACGGCGTGCATCGAATGCCACAATGCACATCCCAACAGCCCTAAAAAGGATTTTAAAGTCGGTGACGTTATGGGAGGACTTGTGATCAGCTTTCCACTGAGCAATCAGTGA
- a CDS encoding F0F1 ATP synthase subunit alpha, producing the protein MISNQLLASQADWLRQYRFGLRVSEQGTVVALGDGVAWIEGLPSAAMDEILDLEDGSRAMVFQLEESLVGAILLEQTNRLTAGTIARLSGRRMGIPTGDALIGRVIDPLGSPLDGLDQPDCSSNRPLDILSPPITVRDFVHKPLYTGNKIVDTLIPIGKGQRQLLIGDNALGKSSLAVDTVINQRGQGVRCVYVMVGQKRSSVVDTIETLRQNGALDHTAVVVAEATSLPGLKFLAPFAGCAVAETWMWQGHDTLVIYDDLTTHAEAYRELSLLLHRPPGREAYPGDIFFLHSRLLERSTCLAAAQGGGSMTALPIVETKEGEIAAYIPTNLISITDGQIYFDKRLFASGILPAIDVTKSVSRVGGKGQHPRIKEKAGRMKLDYLQYLELEVFTRFGSRLEASMEAKIVRGRVLRELLKQDRLCPLPITFHLAWLTAFNHGLFDKVLPESTAALLDSLATRVRDSDLTLDSRDEEWTEAVDHWLKEHKSV; encoded by the coding sequence ATGATATCGAATCAGTTGCTGGCGAGTCAGGCCGACTGGCTGCGCCAGTACCGATTTGGCCTGCGGGTGTCCGAACAAGGAACCGTTGTGGCGCTCGGGGATGGCGTAGCCTGGATCGAGGGACTACCATCCGCCGCGATGGATGAAATCCTGGATCTGGAAGACGGCAGTCGGGCGATGGTATTCCAGCTGGAAGAGAGTCTCGTCGGCGCGATTCTCCTTGAGCAAACCAACCGACTGACTGCCGGGACGATCGCGCGCCTGTCTGGGCGGCGGATGGGCATTCCCACCGGGGATGCTTTGATCGGACGGGTCATTGATCCCTTAGGCAGCCCACTCGACGGCTTGGACCAGCCGGACTGTTCGTCCAATCGTCCGCTCGACATTCTCTCGCCGCCGATCACGGTGCGCGACTTTGTCCACAAGCCTCTGTATACGGGCAACAAAATTGTGGACACGTTGATTCCCATCGGCAAGGGTCAACGTCAATTACTGATCGGCGACAACGCCTTGGGGAAAAGCTCCCTCGCCGTAGACACCGTCATCAATCAGCGAGGCCAAGGGGTGCGGTGTGTCTATGTCATGGTCGGGCAAAAGCGATCCAGCGTGGTCGATACGATCGAAACTCTGCGGCAGAACGGCGCACTGGACCATACCGCCGTCGTCGTTGCGGAGGCGACATCGTTGCCTGGGCTCAAATTCCTTGCTCCGTTTGCGGGCTGTGCCGTCGCTGAAACCTGGATGTGGCAGGGCCATGACACGCTGGTGATTTACGACGATCTGACGACGCATGCGGAGGCCTACCGCGAACTTTCGCTGCTGCTGCATCGTCCTCCTGGACGGGAGGCCTACCCCGGTGACATCTTCTTCCTCCACTCCCGTCTCCTCGAACGCTCGACCTGCCTCGCCGCGGCGCAGGGAGGCGGCAGTATGACGGCTTTACCGATCGTAGAGACGAAGGAGGGTGAAATCGCCGCCTATATTCCGACCAATCTGATTTCGATTACCGACGGCCAGATTTATTTCGATAAACGTCTCTTCGCATCGGGTATCCTGCCCGCCATCGATGTGACCAAATCCGTGTCACGTGTCGGGGGAAAGGGGCAGCATCCGCGAATCAAGGAAAAAGCGGGACGGATGAAGCTCGACTACCTCCAATATCTCGAGTTGGAAGTCTTCACCCGATTCGGATCGCGTCTTGAGGCCTCGATGGAAGCAAAGATCGTACGAGGCCGGGTCTTGCGGGAATTGCTGAAACAGGATCGACTATGCCCTCTGCCTATTACATTTCATCTGGCCTGGCTGACCGCGTTTAACCACGGCCTATTCGACAAGGTCCTTCCGGAGTCGACCGCTGCCTTGCTCGATTCTCTGGCCACGCGCGTGAGAGACAGTGACCTGACTCTGGACAGTCGCGACGAGGAATGGACAGAAGCTGTGGACCATTGGCTCAAGGAGCACAAGTCCGTATGA
- the atpE gene encoding ATP synthase F0 subunit C, producing the protein MRDMSWFALASTVAAALAIAVGTMIPAMAMGRAISQALEALARQPEAERSITRALFIGLAMIESLAIYCLVIVLIILFRNPLLEYMLKP; encoded by the coding sequence ATGCGTGACATGAGTTGGTTTGCCCTCGCCTCGACAGTCGCCGCCGCCTTGGCCATCGCCGTCGGAACCATGATTCCGGCAATGGCGATGGGACGCGCCATCAGTCAGGCGTTGGAAGCGCTGGCGCGGCAGCCTGAAGCAGAGCGCTCGATTACGCGGGCTCTGTTCATCGGCCTGGCCATGATTGAATCATTAGCGATCTACTGTCTGGTCATCGTCCTGATCATTTTATTCAGAAACCCGTTACTCGAGTACATGCTCAAACCATGA
- a CDS encoding cytochrome c: MNLSNKCIAQLLTWLICFGGVAVVVEKSAAAAPDRVIRVSDKKSESGMASTHPIGDNTRGEELYKASCVVCHGPQGTGGIGPRLAGNPVLSNEQAFWKTVYEGRHVMPPLRGALTEQQIADIRAWLKTLH, encoded by the coding sequence GTGAATTTATCCAATAAATGTATAGCCCAACTGTTGACGTGGTTGATTTGTTTTGGTGGAGTCGCCGTCGTTGTTGAGAAGAGTGCAGCCGCTGCTCCAGATCGAGTTATTCGCGTGTCAGACAAGAAAAGCGAAAGTGGCATGGCTTCCACGCATCCAATCGGCGACAACACCAGGGGGGAGGAACTGTACAAAGCCAGTTGTGTGGTGTGTCACGGCCCACAAGGGACTGGGGGAATCGGGCCTCGATTGGCAGGCAACCCCGTGTTGTCGAACGAGCAAGCCTTCTGGAAAACCGTGTACGAAGGACGACACGTGATGCCGCCATTAAGAGGCGCATTGACTGAGCAGCAGATTGCCGATATTCGGGCCTGGCTGAAAACATTGCATTGA
- a CDS encoding GNAT family N-acetyltransferase: protein MAEFNQWDRDGGAGTRAFGEARLAGTLDRLNVKHFRPLYIPPLRSDRVESGSLILRDGTTATIRPSEPTDAGMMQQFVDRLSPESRRHRFFSESTPPADIIAALCNSTNPRSQLTLIVTRFWEGTLRMIAAGSYWAKDSHTAEVAMAVDDGFHGKGLGTLLLERLALEAIRHRFTRLWAVTHAENLAMREVFRESGFTAHEGYEGDDMEVELSLIPTETTVTRAEVRERLATTASLRPFFHPQSVAVIGASRDQKSIGFRLLDALVTNQFRGSVYPVNPNAAEIAGVRTYPSLRSVPEPIELAIVAVPWDKVLSVVDDCAEKGIRAVVVITAGFAEVGATGAALQNRLLEKVRQHGMRMVGPNCFGLMNTDPTVQLNATFTSQFPLPGRVAMSSQSGALGIATLAGARRFYLGISSFVSVGNKADVSTNDLLQYWEEDPATDVILLYVESFGNPRRFARIARRVSRRKPIVAVKAGRSQSGRRAASSHTAALAASDVAVEAMFRQAGVIRAETLDEMLELASGLAAQPLPSGRRVGIITNAGGPAILCTDACEAGGLVVPELSSGTKASLAGFLPSAAALNNPIDLIASATPEQYAKVIETILASDEVDALIILYISVTVVDTAGIAQGIKAGIENGRKTGPKSKPVLIGWMAEGDLGREFSFPTETIPTYSLPESPAFVISKAATYAEWRQQSVGMVPDFDDLELSAARQICVTALAQRGAGWLTTEETRSLLNSMRLPVQSGGVARTADEAAALAKKIGYPVAVKLASHQIVHKTEIGGVQLNLVDERAVRKAFESIRTSLVQSNQLQAMEGVLVQPMVTGGVEVMVGVANDPSFGPLIAFGLGGIHVEILGDVQFRITPLTERDATEMVRGIKGYRLLSGYRGHPPADIEAIEDVLLRVSRLVEEIPEISELDLNPIFALPPGQGCRIADARIRLDHTSPKPAV, encoded by the coding sequence ACGCGGGCATGATGCAACAGTTCGTGGACCGTTTATCGCCGGAATCGAGACGGCACCGGTTTTTCTCTGAGAGCACGCCGCCCGCCGACATCATCGCGGCTCTGTGTAATTCGACCAATCCCCGCTCGCAACTCACGCTCATCGTGACACGGTTTTGGGAAGGCACCCTGCGCATGATTGCAGCCGGCTCCTACTGGGCGAAGGACTCACATACGGCTGAGGTGGCGATGGCCGTCGACGACGGGTTTCACGGCAAGGGCTTGGGCACGTTGCTCCTCGAACGTCTCGCCTTAGAGGCCATCCGTCACAGGTTTACCCGCTTATGGGCTGTGACCCATGCGGAGAATCTCGCGATGCGCGAAGTGTTCCGAGAATCCGGGTTTACAGCCCATGAGGGCTATGAAGGCGACGACATGGAAGTTGAGTTGTCGCTGATTCCCACGGAGACAACCGTCACCCGTGCGGAGGTACGGGAGCGGCTCGCTACCACCGCCTCGCTTCGACCGTTCTTCCACCCGCAGTCCGTGGCCGTCATCGGCGCATCACGCGATCAGAAGAGCATCGGATTTCGCCTGCTGGATGCGCTGGTGACGAATCAGTTTCGAGGATCTGTTTATCCGGTGAATCCGAACGCTGCGGAGATCGCCGGAGTCCGCACGTACCCATCCTTACGATCGGTCCCGGAACCGATCGAACTGGCCATCGTTGCCGTGCCCTGGGACAAGGTGCTCTCGGTGGTCGACGATTGTGCGGAGAAGGGCATTCGAGCGGTAGTGGTCATTACGGCCGGCTTTGCCGAAGTGGGAGCGACGGGGGCAGCGCTCCAGAACCGATTGCTAGAAAAGGTCCGTCAGCACGGCATGCGCATGGTCGGCCCGAATTGCTTCGGCTTGATGAACACAGATCCAACCGTACAGCTCAATGCCACCTTCACCTCACAGTTTCCTCTCCCCGGGCGCGTCGCGATGTCGTCGCAAAGTGGTGCCCTCGGTATCGCCACCCTTGCCGGAGCGCGCCGTTTCTATCTGGGAATCTCATCCTTTGTCAGCGTGGGAAACAAGGCCGACGTCTCGACCAACGATCTCCTGCAATATTGGGAGGAAGACCCGGCCACAGACGTCATCCTCCTCTATGTGGAATCCTTCGGTAATCCTCGCCGGTTCGCTCGCATCGCGCGACGTGTGAGTCGTCGCAAACCAATCGTGGCCGTGAAGGCCGGCCGGTCGCAATCCGGACGACGCGCCGCCAGTTCCCACACGGCGGCGCTTGCCGCCAGCGATGTGGCCGTCGAGGCCATGTTTCGTCAGGCCGGCGTGATTCGCGCTGAGACGCTCGACGAGATGTTGGAGTTGGCCAGCGGTCTGGCCGCACAACCATTGCCGTCCGGACGTCGCGTGGGCATCATCACGAATGCGGGAGGACCGGCCATTCTCTGCACCGATGCGTGCGAGGCAGGAGGCTTGGTTGTTCCGGAGCTGTCCTCCGGCACGAAGGCATCACTCGCGGGCTTTCTTCCTTCGGCCGCTGCCCTGAACAATCCCATCGATCTCATCGCGTCGGCTACACCCGAGCAATATGCCAAGGTGATCGAAACGATACTGGCGTCGGACGAAGTCGATGCATTGATCATCCTCTATATATCCGTGACCGTAGTCGACACGGCGGGAATCGCTCAGGGCATCAAGGCAGGAATAGAGAATGGGCGAAAGACAGGGCCCAAGAGTAAACCCGTGCTTATCGGTTGGATGGCGGAAGGCGACTTGGGTCGGGAATTTTCCTTTCCCACGGAAACGATCCCAACCTATTCCCTGCCGGAAAGTCCCGCCTTCGTCATCAGCAAAGCAGCGACCTATGCGGAGTGGCGTCAACAATCCGTCGGCATGGTTCCCGACTTCGACGATCTGGAGCTGTCTGCCGCAAGGCAGATCTGTGTAACCGCCCTAGCCCAACGAGGAGCGGGCTGGCTCACGACGGAGGAGACCAGAAGCCTGTTGAACTCGATGAGGCTGCCCGTCCAATCCGGCGGAGTCGCAAGAACAGCCGATGAGGCGGCGGCCTTGGCCAAGAAGATTGGTTATCCGGTGGCCGTGAAGCTGGCTTCGCATCAGATCGTGCATAAGACAGAAATCGGCGGGGTTCAGTTGAACCTCGTGGATGAACGGGCGGTTCGCAAGGCGTTCGAATCAATCAGAACAAGCCTGGTCCAGAGCAACCAACTGCAGGCCATGGAGGGAGTCCTTGTCCAGCCTATGGTGACCGGCGGTGTCGAGGTGATGGTCGGGGTCGCGAACGATCCATCGTTTGGACCCTTGATCGCCTTTGGCCTCGGAGGCATTCATGTCGAGATTCTTGGCGATGTGCAGTTCCGCATCACACCGCTCACCGAGCGCGACGCCACCGAGATGGTCCGTGGCATAAAGGGCTATCGCTTGCTTTCAGGCTATCGCGGACATCCGCCAGCCGACATTGAAGCCATTGAAGACGTGTTGCTGCGAGTCTCTCGCCTGGTCGAAGAAATCCCAGAGATCAGCGAGCTCGACCTAAATCCGATCTTTGCCCTCCCGCCTGGCCAAGGCTGCCGGATCGCAGACGCCAGGATTCGCCTGGATCATACTTCACCCAAACCCGCGGTCTAA
- a CDS encoding F0F1 ATP synthase subunit A translates to MGSVDLLKGTTVQLGPVILTEPVLTTWGIMFALGLGSWIVTRKLRLDPGPVQVVLEGLLSAADEAIRSMLPAQARRLLPFIATLWLFIIVANLSGVIPGVNAPTSNLSTTAALAIIVFLSVHWFGIRSEGVRVYLRHYLAPMPLMLPFHLMSELTRTMALAIRLFGNMMSLEMTALLVLLVAGFLVPIPLLMLHIIEAVIQAYIFGMLALIYIAGAIHSQQSRQPQAQE, encoded by the coding sequence ATGGGATCGGTTGATCTGTTGAAAGGGACAACGGTACAGCTGGGACCGGTGATCCTGACGGAACCGGTCCTCACCACATGGGGGATCATGTTTGCACTTGGTCTGGGGTCTTGGATAGTCACCAGGAAATTACGGCTCGATCCTGGGCCGGTCCAAGTGGTGTTGGAAGGACTGCTCAGTGCGGCGGATGAGGCGATTCGGAGTATGCTGCCCGCACAGGCGAGACGCCTTCTACCGTTCATCGCGACTCTCTGGCTCTTTATCATCGTGGCCAACCTGTCGGGAGTAATCCCTGGTGTGAATGCTCCAACCAGTAACCTATCGACGACGGCGGCATTGGCCATCATTGTATTTTTGTCGGTACACTGGTTTGGTATCCGTTCAGAGGGGGTCAGAGTGTATCTACGACACTATCTGGCTCCCATGCCACTCATGCTCCCGTTCCACCTTATGAGCGAACTCACGCGGACGATGGCCCTTGCCATCCGGCTGTTCGGCAACATGATGAGCCTCGAAATGACGGCGCTGTTGGTACTTCTTGTGGCGGGCTTTCTGGTGCCGATTCCGTTGTTGATGTTGCACATCATCGAAGCAGTCATCCAGGCCTATATCTTCGGCATGCTCGCCTTAATCTATATTGCAGGCGCCATTCACTCACAACAATCGCGACAACCTCAAGCACAGGAGTGA
- the modA gene encoding molybdate ABC transporter substrate-binding protein, with protein MNIRRFKIIIAAIAGLAAIVGTWEPIKAEPLTVGAPPSLRPAFSEILPMFEREHGAAVQIVYTPSKTLLRKIEKGAPIDVFLSAGIEEVEYLHKKRLTLNSPRTFAQTSLVLVMSSDSSATLESFHDAMMNRTTRIALGDPQTSSLGDVTARALTKLYPTYKSRSHILYAPHSEDIMDLIRTGKADVGLVYRVDSINSGLVRISDEAPIGTHVPIQFGQAVASTCRASLRSVADQFSNFLMTTRVQKLLVKYGFDSAPLPMSLTPVERKERVS; from the coding sequence GTGAACATTCGGAGGTTCAAGATAATAATCGCCGCTATCGCGGGACTGGCAGCCATCGTCGGGACGTGGGAGCCCATCAAGGCTGAACCTCTAACCGTTGGGGCACCCCCCAGCTTAAGACCGGCGTTCAGCGAAATCCTGCCGATGTTCGAGCGAGAACATGGTGCGGCGGTCCAGATCGTGTACACACCGTCGAAAACGCTTCTTCGAAAAATCGAAAAGGGTGCGCCGATCGATGTCTTTCTGTCGGCAGGAATTGAAGAAGTTGAGTACCTGCACAAGAAGAGACTGACGCTCAACAGCCCGCGGACCTTCGCGCAGACGTCCCTCGTCCTCGTGATGTCGTCGGACTCTTCGGCCACGTTAGAATCCTTTCACGATGCGATGATGAATCGAACCACACGTATTGCTCTCGGCGATCCTCAGACATCCTCATTGGGAGACGTTACGGCCCGGGCGCTGACAAAGCTCTATCCGACGTACAAAAGCCGGTCCCACATCCTCTATGCGCCACATAGCGAGGATATTATGGACCTGATTCGCACGGGCAAGGCGGATGTAGGCCTGGTCTATCGCGTCGATTCGATCAACAGCGGGCTGGTGCGCATCAGCGATGAAGCCCCGATCGGAACGCATGTGCCGATTCAGTTCGGGCAAGCGGTAGCGTCGACCTGTCGAGCCTCATTACGGTCTGTCGCGGATCAATTTTCCAATTTCCTGATGACGACTCGTGTACAAAAACTCTTGGTGAAATACGGGTTCGACTCCGCCCCATTGCCTATGAGTCTAACCCCCGTCGAAAGGAAGGAGAGGGTATCATGA